In one window of Burkholderia cenocepacia DNA:
- a CDS encoding IscS subfamily cysteine desulfurase produces MTQETLHLPIYMDYSATTPVDPRVVDKMVPYLREQFGNPASRSHAYGWDAERAVEEAREQVAALVNADPREIIWTSGATESDNLAIKGAANFYKGKGKHIITVKTEHKAVLDTCRELERDGFEVTYLDVKDDGLIDLDVFKAALRPDTILVSVMHVNNEIGVIQDIETIGEICREKGIVFHVDAAQSTGKVAIDLAKLKVDLMSFSAHKTYGPKGIGALYVRRKPRVRIEAQMHGGGHERGMRSGTLPTHQIVGMGEAFRIAREEMATENERIRMLRDKLLRGLSQIEETYVNGDMDHRVPHNLNISFNFVEGESLIMAIKDVAVSSGSACTSASLEPSYVLRALGRNDELAHSSIRFTVGRFTTEQEVDFVINLLNSKIAKLRELSPLWEMHQEGIDLSTIEWAAH; encoded by the coding sequence ATGACCCAAGAGACTCTCCACCTGCCCATCTATATGGATTACAGCGCGACGACGCCCGTCGATCCGCGCGTGGTCGATAAGATGGTGCCGTACCTGCGCGAGCAGTTCGGCAACCCGGCGTCGCGCAGCCACGCTTACGGCTGGGACGCGGAGCGTGCAGTCGAGGAAGCGCGCGAACAGGTGGCCGCACTTGTGAACGCCGACCCGCGCGAGATCATCTGGACGTCCGGCGCCACGGAGTCGGACAACCTCGCGATCAAGGGCGCCGCGAACTTCTACAAGGGCAAGGGCAAGCACATCATCACGGTGAAGACGGAGCACAAGGCCGTGCTCGATACGTGCCGCGAGCTCGAGCGCGACGGTTTCGAAGTCACCTACCTCGACGTGAAGGATGACGGCCTGATCGACCTCGACGTGTTCAAGGCCGCGCTGCGCCCGGACACGATCCTCGTGTCGGTGATGCACGTGAACAACGAGATCGGCGTGATCCAGGACATCGAGACGATCGGCGAAATCTGCCGAGAGAAGGGCATCGTGTTCCACGTCGATGCCGCGCAGTCGACCGGCAAGGTCGCGATCGACCTCGCGAAGCTGAAGGTCGACCTGATGTCGTTCTCGGCACACAAGACCTACGGCCCGAAGGGCATCGGCGCGCTGTACGTGCGCCGCAAGCCGCGTGTGCGCATCGAAGCGCAGATGCACGGCGGCGGTCACGAGCGCGGCATGCGTTCGGGCACGCTGCCGACGCACCAGATCGTCGGCATGGGTGAAGCGTTCCGCATCGCGCGCGAGGAAATGGCGACCGAGAACGAGCGTATCCGCATGCTGCGCGACAAGCTGCTGCGCGGCCTGTCGCAGATCGAGGAAACCTACGTGAACGGCGACATGGATCACCGTGTCCCGCACAACCTGAACATCAGCTTCAACTTCGTCGAAGGCGAGTCGCTGATCATGGCGATCAAGGACGTCGCGGTGTCGTCGGGCTCCGCGTGCACGTCGGCGTCGCTGGAGCCGTCGTACGTGCTGCGTGCGCTCGGCCGCAACGACGAGCTCGCGCACAGCTCGATCCGCTTCACGGTCGGCCGCTTCACGACGGAGCAGGAAGTCGACTTCGTGATCAACCTGCTGAACAGCAAGATCGCGAAGCTGCGCGAACTGTCGCCGCTCTGGGAAATGCACCAGGAAGGCATCGATCTGTCGACGATCGAATGGGCCGCGCACTGA
- the iscR gene encoding Fe-S cluster assembly transcriptional regulator IscR, with product MRLTTKGRFAVTAMIDLALRQEQGPVTLAGISQRQRISLSYLEQLFGKLRRHEIVESVRGPGGGYNLARRAQDVTVADIIIAVDEPLDATQCGGKGTCDGSKQPDGHCMTHELWSTLNQKMVEYLDSVSLQDLVDQQRAREGAPAVLRDRRAPEPVAAPAEPVRTMPLGPNSVFNIASS from the coding sequence ATGAGACTCACCACCAAAGGCCGTTTCGCCGTCACGGCGATGATTGACTTGGCACTGCGCCAGGAGCAGGGCCCGGTGACGCTTGCAGGCATCAGCCAGCGCCAGCGGATTTCGCTCTCGTATCTCGAACAGCTGTTCGGCAAGCTGCGCAGGCATGAAATCGTCGAATCCGTGCGCGGCCCGGGCGGCGGCTACAACCTCGCGCGTCGCGCGCAGGACGTCACCGTTGCCGACATCATCATCGCGGTCGATGAACCGCTCGACGCCACGCAGTGCGGCGGCAAAGGCACGTGCGACGGCTCGAAGCAGCCCGACGGCCATTGCATGACGCACGAGCTGTGGTCGACGCTGAACCAGAAGATGGTCGAATACCTCGATTCGGTGTCGCTGCAGGATCTCGTCGATCAGCAGCGCGCACGCGAGGGTGCCCCCGCGGTGCTGCGCGACCGTCGCGCGCCGGAGCCCGTCGCCGCACCGGCCGAGCCCGTGCGCACGATGCCGCTCGGCCCCAATTCGGTGTTCAACATCGCGAGTTCGTGA
- a CDS encoding low molecular weight protein-tyrosine-phosphatase: MTRVAICFVCLGNICRSPTAEGVMRHQVDAAALADRIAVDSAGTGDWHVGEPPDTRAQAAARSRGYDLSALRARQVSAADFEQFDLLLAMDEANLAELRRRCPPQHREKVRLLMEFAPGATETEVADPYFGGAQGFEQVLDQVERACAGLLETLRARTAR; this comes from the coding sequence ATGACCCGCGTTGCGATCTGTTTCGTCTGTCTCGGCAACATCTGCCGTTCGCCCACCGCGGAAGGCGTGATGCGCCACCAGGTCGACGCGGCCGCGCTGGCCGACCGGATCGCGGTCGATTCGGCCGGCACCGGCGACTGGCACGTGGGCGAGCCGCCCGATACGCGTGCGCAGGCGGCGGCCCGCAGCCGCGGCTACGATCTGTCGGCGCTGCGCGCCCGGCAGGTGAGCGCGGCGGATTTCGAGCAATTCGACCTGCTGCTCGCGATGGACGAGGCGAATCTCGCCGAACTGCGCCGCCGTTGCCCGCCGCAGCACCGCGAGAAAGTGCGCCTGCTGATGGAATTCGCGCCGGGTGCGACCGAAACCGAAGTGGCCGATCCGTATTTCGGCGGTGCGCAGGGCTTCGAGCAGGTGCTCGACCAGGTCGAGCGTGCGTGCGCGGGCCTGCTGGAGACGCTGCGCGCACGTACGGCGCGCTGA
- a CDS encoding lactate utilization protein B: MQVQSMHFKARAGQKLADQRLQQNLKKLSTKFVSARADAMTLIDFPATRAALKARRNRALEHLDVWLEAFEREATRRGTTVLFAETTADAARLVADIARRHDVKKVIKTKSMVSEEMRLNAVLAEMGVQSIETDLGEYILQINDNEPPSHIIAPVVHKDKDEIADLFARTHQRERLTEIPDMTREAREVLRPHFMSADMGVTGGNFVIAETGSVAIVTNEGNEGMCTVMPRVHVAVTGIEKVLPTLEDLATAMRLLPRSATGQKTSNYFSLLTGPRGPGDEDGPEHNYVVLVDGGRTGLIGGEFQEMLRCIRCGACMNHCPVYQKVGGHAYGWVYPGPMGSVLTPSYVGLDRALDLPQAATLCGECDSVCPAGIPLSRLLRTLREKQVERHLRPWRERAALAAWGFFARRPLLYALTTKLAVRILERLGGNGGTLRRLPMMGGWMDTRDMPTPTGRTFRELYAASQSHLG, from the coding sequence ATGCAAGTCCAATCGATGCATTTCAAGGCGCGCGCCGGCCAGAAGCTGGCCGACCAGCGCCTGCAGCAGAACCTGAAGAAGCTGTCGACGAAGTTCGTGTCCGCGCGCGCCGACGCGATGACCCTGATCGACTTCCCGGCCACGCGCGCCGCGCTCAAGGCGCGCCGCAACCGCGCGCTGGAGCATCTCGACGTGTGGCTCGAGGCATTCGAGCGCGAGGCGACGCGGCGCGGCACGACGGTGCTGTTCGCGGAAACGACCGCGGACGCCGCGCGGCTCGTGGCCGACATCGCGCGCCGGCACGACGTGAAGAAGGTCATCAAGACCAAGTCGATGGTGTCCGAGGAAATGCGCCTGAATGCGGTGCTCGCGGAGATGGGCGTGCAGTCGATCGAGACGGACCTCGGCGAATACATCCTGCAGATCAACGACAACGAGCCGCCGAGCCACATCATCGCGCCCGTCGTGCACAAGGACAAGGACGAGATCGCCGACCTGTTCGCACGCACGCACCAGCGCGAGCGGCTCACCGAGATTCCGGACATGACGCGCGAGGCGCGCGAGGTGCTGCGCCCGCATTTCATGTCGGCCGACATGGGCGTGACGGGCGGCAACTTCGTGATTGCCGAGACGGGCTCGGTCGCGATCGTGACGAACGAAGGGAACGAGGGGATGTGCACGGTGATGCCGCGCGTGCATGTCGCGGTGACCGGCATCGAGAAGGTGCTGCCGACCCTCGAGGATCTCGCGACCGCGATGCGCCTGCTGCCGCGTTCCGCGACCGGGCAGAAGACGTCGAACTATTTCTCGCTGCTGACCGGGCCGCGCGGGCCGGGCGACGAAGACGGCCCCGAGCACAACTACGTGGTGCTCGTCGACGGCGGCCGCACCGGCCTGATCGGCGGCGAATTCCAGGAGATGCTGCGCTGCATCCGCTGCGGCGCCTGCATGAACCATTGTCCGGTGTATCAGAAGGTCGGCGGCCACGCGTACGGCTGGGTCTATCCGGGGCCGATGGGCTCGGTGCTGACGCCGAGCTACGTCGGGCTCGACCGCGCGCTCGACCTGCCGCAGGCGGCGACGCTGTGCGGCGAATGCGACAGCGTCTGTCCGGCCGGGATTCCGTTGTCGCGCCTGTTGCGCACGCTGCGCGAGAAGCAGGTCGAGCGCCACCTGCGGCCATGGCGCGAGCGCGCGGCGCTCGCCGCGTGGGGTTTCTTCGCGCGGCGGCCGCTGCTGTATGCGCTGACGACCAAGCTCGCGGTGCGCATCCTCGAGCGGCTGGGCGGCAACGGCGGCACGCTGCGGCGCTTGCCGATGATGGGTGGCTGGATGGACACGCGCGACATGCCGACGCCGACCGGACGCACGTTCCGCGAGCTGTACGCGGCGTCGCAAAGCCACTTGGGCTGA
- a CDS encoding (Fe-S)-binding protein — MRVGLFVTCLVDLMRPEIGFSALKLIRDAGYEVIVPPAQTCCGQPAYNSGDRALARDLAEKTLREFEQFDYVVAPSGSCGGMIRAHYGDLFRDDPELMGRYTRFQQKVHELTDFLANVAKVSLAPGEFTGPVTYHDSCSGLRELGVKAQPRALLAQRGVAVTEMKDCEHCCGFGGTFSVKYGDISAAIADEKCANVRASGAGTVVLGDLGCMLNIEGRLRRTGDRDTRVLHVAQVLAGDV; from the coding sequence ATGCGAGTCGGTTTGTTCGTGACCTGCCTGGTCGACCTGATGCGCCCCGAAATCGGCTTTTCGGCGCTCAAGCTGATTCGCGACGCCGGCTATGAAGTGATCGTGCCGCCCGCGCAGACCTGCTGCGGCCAGCCGGCCTACAACTCGGGCGACCGCGCGCTCGCGCGCGATCTCGCGGAAAAGACGCTGCGCGAGTTCGAGCAGTTCGATTACGTCGTCGCGCCGTCGGGTTCGTGCGGCGGGATGATCCGCGCGCACTACGGCGACCTGTTCCGCGACGATCCCGAACTGATGGGGCGTTACACGCGGTTCCAGCAGAAAGTCCACGAATTGACCGATTTTCTCGCGAACGTCGCGAAGGTGTCGCTCGCGCCGGGCGAATTCACCGGCCCGGTCACCTATCACGATTCGTGCTCGGGCCTGCGCGAGCTCGGCGTGAAGGCGCAGCCGCGTGCGCTGCTCGCGCAGCGCGGCGTCGCGGTGACCGAGATGAAGGACTGCGAGCACTGTTGCGGCTTCGGCGGCACGTTCTCGGTGAAATACGGCGACATCTCGGCGGCCATCGCGGACGAGAAATGCGCGAACGTGCGCGCGTCGGGCGCGGGTACCGTCGTGCTCGGCGATCTCGGCTGCATGCTGAACATCGAAGGGCGGTTGCGCCGCACCGGCGACCGCGACACGCGCGTGCTGCACGTCGCGCAGGTGCTGGCGGGCGACGTCTGA
- a CDS encoding IclR family transcriptional regulator has product MSQPTPDSKTSIQVIERMMRLLDALAAHSDPVSLKELAQRTELHPSTAHRILNDMVTCRLVDRSDPGTYRLGMRLLELGNLVKARLSVRDAALMPMRELHRLTGQTVNLSVRQGDEIVYIERAYSERSGMQVVRAIGGRAPLHLTSVGKLFLAADETSRVRAYATRTGLSGHTQNSITDIAKLERELTIVRQQSCARDNEELELGVRCIAAGIYDDSGKLVAGLSLSAPADRLQDAWLGQLSRTALTISESLGYRPAPEKNVDGLQRQA; this is encoded by the coding sequence ATGAGCCAACCCACCCCGGATTCAAAAACGTCGATCCAGGTGATCGAACGCATGATGCGGTTGCTGGACGCGCTCGCCGCGCACAGTGACCCTGTCAGCCTGAAGGAACTTGCGCAGCGCACGGAGCTGCACCCGTCGACCGCGCACCGCATCCTCAACGACATGGTGACCTGCCGCCTCGTCGACCGCTCCGATCCCGGCACCTACCGCCTCGGCATGCGACTGCTCGAGCTCGGCAACCTCGTGAAGGCACGCCTGTCGGTGCGCGACGCGGCGCTGATGCCGATGCGCGAGCTGCACCGTCTCACCGGGCAGACCGTGAACCTGTCGGTGCGCCAGGGCGACGAGATCGTCTATATCGAGCGCGCGTACTCGGAGCGCTCGGGAATGCAGGTCGTCCGCGCGATCGGCGGCCGCGCGCCGCTGCACCTCACGTCGGTCGGCAAGCTGTTCCTCGCGGCCGACGAAACGTCGCGGGTGCGGGCCTATGCGACGCGCACCGGGCTGTCCGGCCATACGCAAAACAGCATCACCGATATCGCGAAGCTCGAGCGCGAGCTGACGATCGTCCGCCAGCAATCGTGCGCGCGCGACAACGAGGAGCTCGAACTCGGCGTGCGCTGCATCGCGGCCGGCATCTACGACGATTCGGGCAAGCTCGTCGCGGGCCTGTCGTTGTCGGCGCCGGCCGACCGCCTGCAGGACGCGTGGCTCGGCCAGTTGAGCCGGACGGCGCTCACCATCTCGGAATCGCTCGGCTACCGGCCGGCGCCCGAGAAGAACGTGGACGGGTTGCAGCGGCAGGCGTGA
- the pbpG gene encoding D-alanyl-D-alanine endopeptidase: protein MKAESFSPRRLLQSMTLGTAVSVAVALLATTAFVTPADAFAATAKTQAAKKKAVAPASSAKKKSARATTDKSAKVAAADAPRAKASRKRVTLAASNVHGGHRGAVRKVAFQPRRPTVGQAFGLHDTPDALALRSSVAYVVDQNSGEPLFDKNSHAVVPIASISKLMTAMVVLDAKSPMTDQLEVTDEDRDYEKGTGSRLSVGSVLSREDMLHIALMASENRAAAALSRYYPGGRPAFIAAMNAKAKALGMTDTHFENSTGLSSSNVSSARDLVKMVNAAYQYPMIRQFSTDRTYEVYTGKRNLVYNSTNALIRGNGSWDIGLQKTGFINEAGECLVMQATIHGRPMVMVLLDSFGKYSRFADASRLRNWLDAGGGERLTAANTPAGGT from the coding sequence ATGAAAGCCGAATCGTTTTCACCGCGCAGATTGTTGCAGAGCATGACGCTCGGCACCGCTGTGTCGGTCGCAGTCGCGTTGCTGGCGACCACCGCGTTCGTCACGCCTGCCGACGCCTTCGCCGCCACTGCGAAGACCCAAGCCGCCAAGAAAAAGGCCGTTGCTCCTGCTTCGTCAGCGAAGAAGAAGTCGGCCAGGGCGACCACCGATAAATCCGCCAAGGTCGCCGCGGCCGATGCGCCGCGCGCGAAAGCGTCACGCAAGCGCGTGACGCTCGCGGCGAGCAACGTGCACGGCGGCCATCGCGGCGCGGTGCGCAAGGTCGCGTTCCAGCCGCGCCGTCCGACGGTCGGCCAGGCGTTCGGCCTGCACGACACGCCCGACGCGCTCGCGCTGCGCTCCAGCGTCGCGTACGTCGTCGACCAGAATTCCGGCGAGCCGCTGTTCGACAAGAACTCGCACGCGGTCGTGCCGATCGCGTCGATCTCGAAGCTGATGACGGCCATGGTCGTGCTCGACGCGAAGTCGCCGATGACCGACCAGCTCGAAGTCACCGACGAAGACCGCGACTACGAGAAGGGCACGGGCTCGCGCCTGTCGGTCGGCTCGGTGCTGTCGCGCGAGGACATGCTGCACATCGCGCTGATGGCATCGGAAAACCGTGCGGCGGCCGCGCTGTCGCGTTACTACCCGGGCGGCCGTCCGGCGTTCATCGCGGCGATGAACGCGAAGGCGAAGGCGCTCGGCATGACCGATACGCACTTCGAGAATTCGACCGGCCTGTCGAGCTCGAACGTGTCGAGCGCGCGCGACCTCGTGAAGATGGTCAATGCGGCGTACCAGTACCCGATGATCCGCCAGTTCTCGACCGATCGCACCTACGAGGTGTACACGGGCAAGCGCAACCTGGTCTACAACAGCACCAACGCGCTGATCCGCGGCAACGGCTCCTGGGACATCGGCCTGCAGAAGACGGGCTTCATCAACGAAGCGGGCGAATGCCTCGTGATGCAGGCGACGATCCATGGCCGGCCGATGGTGATGGTGCTGCTCGATTCGTTCGGCAAGTACTCGCGCTTCGCCGACGCCTCGCGCCTGCGCAACTGGCTCGATGCCGGCGGCGGCGAGCGTCTGACGGCGGCCAACACGCCGGCCGGCGGCACCTGA
- a CDS encoding phasin family protein yields MAAAQKANLESLFGLTTKAFEGVEKLIELNLQVVKSTLTESQENAQRLLSVKDAQELIALQASLSQPVAEKVLSYGRHLYEIASSTQAEFAKVAEAQFEEQNKKVQALVDNVAKNAPAGSETAVAALKSALNAANTTYETVQKATKQAVEIAETNFNAAAAVATKAATAAAARRSSKPAA; encoded by the coding sequence ATCGCCGCCGCCCAGAAAGCCAACCTCGAAAGCCTGTTCGGTCTGACGACCAAGGCATTCGAAGGCGTCGAAAAGCTGATCGAACTCAACCTGCAGGTCGTGAAGTCGACGCTGACCGAGAGCCAGGAAAACGCGCAGCGCCTGCTGTCGGTGAAGGACGCGCAGGAACTGATCGCGCTGCAAGCGAGCCTGTCGCAGCCGGTCGCGGAAAAGGTGCTGTCGTACGGTCGTCACCTGTACGAAATCGCATCGTCGACGCAAGCCGAGTTCGCGAAGGTCGCCGAAGCGCAATTCGAAGAGCAGAACAAGAAGGTCCAGGCGCTCGTCGACAACGTCGCGAAGAACGCCCCGGCCGGTTCGGAAACGGCCGTCGCCGCACTGAAGTCGGCGCTGAACGCTGCGAACACCACGTACGAAACGGTTCAGAAGGCCACGAAGCAAGCAGTGGAAATCGCTGAAACGAACTTCAACGCCGCTGCTGCCGTCGCAACGAAGGCTGCCACCGCCGCTGCCGCACGTCGTTCGAGCAAGCCGGCCGCGTAA
- the lpdA gene encoding dihydrolipoyl dehydrogenase: MSLIEVKVPDIGDFSGVDVIEVNVKPGDVIEKEQTLITLESDKASMEVPSDVAGTVKEVKVKAGEKVSQGTVIAIVEASAGAAAPAPAKAPEAPKPAAAAPAPAAAAPAPAPQAGSYSGAADIECDMLVLGAGPGGYSAAFRAADLGMKTVLVERYSTLGGVCLNVGCIPSKALLHTSLVVEEAAALASHGITFGKPQVDLDKLRDFKGGVVKKLTTGLAGMAKARKVEVVTGVGAFVDPFHMEVQGENGKKVVKFKQAIIAAGSQAVKLPFMPEDPRVVDSTGALELRQLPKRMLVIGGGIIGLEMATVYSTLGAEIDVVEMMDGLMMGADRDLVKVWEKYNAKRFGNVMLKTKTVGAEAKEDGIYVKFEGEKAPAEAQRYDLVLVAVGRSPNGKKIGADKAGVAVTDRGFIDVDKQMRTNVPHIFAIGDIVGQPMLAHKAVHEGHVAAEAAHGEKAYFDALQIPSVAYTDPEVAWAGKTEDQCKAEGIKYGKAVFPWAASGRAIANGRDEGFTKLIFDEETHRVIGGAIVGLNAGDLISEVCLAVEMGADAEDIGKTIHPHPTLGESVGMAAELYEGVCTDLPPQRKK, from the coding sequence ATGAGTCTCATCGAAGTCAAGGTTCCGGATATCGGCGATTTCAGTGGCGTCGATGTCATCGAAGTCAACGTCAAACCCGGCGACGTGATCGAAAAAGAGCAAACGCTCATCACGCTCGAATCCGACAAAGCCTCCATGGAAGTGCCCAGCGACGTCGCCGGCACCGTCAAGGAAGTCAAGGTCAAAGCCGGCGAGAAAGTCTCGCAAGGCACCGTCATCGCCATCGTCGAAGCTTCGGCAGGCGCAGCCGCGCCCGCACCCGCGAAAGCACCCGAAGCGCCGAAGCCCGCAGCCGCCGCACCGGCTCCGGCCGCCGCTGCGCCGGCGCCCGCGCCGCAAGCCGGCAGCTACAGCGGCGCCGCCGACATCGAGTGCGACATGCTCGTGCTCGGCGCCGGCCCCGGCGGCTACTCGGCCGCGTTCCGCGCCGCCGACCTCGGCATGAAGACCGTACTCGTCGAACGCTATTCGACGCTCGGCGGCGTGTGTCTGAACGTCGGTTGCATCCCGTCGAAGGCGCTGCTGCATACGTCGCTCGTCGTCGAGGAAGCCGCGGCGCTCGCGTCGCACGGCATCACGTTCGGCAAGCCGCAGGTCGATCTCGACAAGCTGCGCGACTTCAAGGGCGGCGTCGTCAAGAAACTGACGACGGGCCTCGCCGGCATGGCGAAGGCACGCAAGGTCGAAGTGGTGACCGGCGTCGGCGCGTTCGTCGATCCGTTCCACATGGAAGTGCAGGGCGAAAACGGCAAGAAGGTCGTCAAGTTCAAGCAGGCGATCATCGCCGCCGGCTCGCAGGCCGTGAAGCTGCCGTTCATGCCGGAAGACCCGCGCGTCGTCGATTCGACGGGCGCGCTCGAACTGCGCCAGTTGCCCAAGCGCATGCTGGTGATCGGCGGCGGCATCATCGGCCTCGAAATGGCCACGGTGTACTCGACGCTCGGCGCCGAGATCGACGTCGTCGAAATGATGGACGGCCTGATGATGGGTGCCGACCGCGATCTCGTGAAGGTCTGGGAAAAGTACAACGCGAAGCGCTTCGGCAACGTGATGCTGAAGACCAAGACGGTCGGCGCGGAAGCGAAGGAAGACGGCATCTACGTGAAGTTCGAGGGCGAGAAGGCGCCAGCGGAAGCGCAGCGCTACGACCTCGTGCTCGTCGCGGTGGGCCGCAGCCCGAACGGCAAGAAGATCGGTGCCGACAAGGCCGGCGTCGCGGTCACCGACCGCGGCTTCATCGACGTCGACAAGCAGATGCGCACGAACGTGCCGCACATCTTCGCGATCGGCGATATCGTCGGCCAGCCGATGCTCGCGCACAAGGCCGTGCATGAAGGCCACGTCGCAGCGGAAGCCGCGCATGGCGAGAAGGCGTACTTCGACGCGCTGCAGATCCCGTCGGTGGCCTACACCGATCCGGAAGTGGCGTGGGCCGGCAAGACCGAAGACCAGTGCAAGGCCGAAGGCATCAAGTACGGCAAGGCCGTATTCCCGTGGGCCGCTTCGGGCCGCGCGATCGCGAACGGCCGCGACGAAGGCTTTACGAAGCTGATCTTCGACGAGGAAACCCATCGCGTGATCGGCGGCGCGATCGTCGGCCTGAACGCGGGCGACCTGATCAGCGAAGTGTGCCTCGCGGTCGAGATGGGCGCGGACGCGGAAGACATCGGCAAGACGATCCATCCGCACCCGACGCTCGGCGAATCGGTCGGCATGGCCGCCGAGCTGTACGAAGGCGTCTGCACGGACCTGCCGCCGCAGCGCAAGAAGTAA